DNA from Daucus carota subsp. sativus chromosome 1, DH1 v3.0, whole genome shotgun sequence:
TCCTAAATCGATACTCTCTTTTACTATTGATTCTTATTTATTAACTTGTTAATTTGATTGCCAATATCTACTCCATATTTGACGTTTCAAATCATTGCTCCTTTAAGCAGCCATTTATTCTTGGAATATATGTTAGTTATATATGATTCCTTtacgatttatttttaattttgatgccAGAACAATTTAACCCTGATTTTTCTGTGGTATTTAAATTGGGTTCTCACTCCTGTTGTTTAGACGAGAAACTTAAGATTAAGTTGAAACTTATTCACGTAATCAAGTGTGTATGCTATCAGCTATCCCCTGAATTACTCATGTACTTCTTGTCCTTGTATTTTCCaagatttaaattatgtttgttGTCCTCCACATTGTATTTTCTAAGAGTCCAGTAGGTTAAACTCAACTATAATTCTCACCAAAGTTGTTACTAGGTCTGTTATTAATTGTTTTACTTGCCCTTTACTTACTGCAGCAAAGAAAGAAGCTATCCAGGTTAAATTTTACTATCACaagaaatattttatcaatattacAACCCACACCTGCACTAGTTTGAGCTTCTATTACTTTGCGAAAATTCTGGACAGCATTACAGAACATTATTCCAGTGTtacagaacatatatatatagtagaacTAAACCAATTTTTTATCCTATTATGCCTAAAAATTTGCAGATGTTTTCAGCAATTACAAGATATAGATGTGCTAGTGGATGTAGATGCATACGTGGCTAATAAACACAAATTATAAGatcataaaactaaaatttaaaagttgTCACCAGGCCAGAAGCTTTAGCAGATTGAAGAATCCTGAATGTATGCCAGAAGACTAAGGCATATTCACTAATCAGTAGCACTGGAGATAATTATCTTGACTCTGGTCTCTGCTATGAACATATCATAATCCTTTATCTTTTGAGGTTTAACTAGGAAGCAACACTTTCAAACTAATCACCTAATTAATTTGACAGATATTGTTTAAACAATCTAAGTTACTGATAACTGGCTTTAACTTCGGACGTTTTGTTTTGCTAGTAGTAACAGTCATTTTCCAACAATCAGCAATATGTATGTAGATTAGGATTGGCTTagaataataacttttatattACCCTAGTTAAACTATTTACTCTGTAAGTTTGTAATCATATCAAAGTTTGAATTATTCAACAACTAAGTTTTACTCGATCAACAAGACTTTCCTGGACTCGAGAAAAGTATAGAAAAATTAGTGAGATAATTCCCATGTCTAGGCTGTTTGCTATATACTGCTAGATTGCAAACTGTGAACAAATATTTGAACCCcttgaaataatattattaagattcAAAGATAACAATAGTAGCCTTCAGTTATATAGAAGCAGACATTCGAGGAAGTCTTATAGACTTATCATGGCAGGGAGTAAACATATGAAGGTTACTAGTACGTGCATACAGTTCAAACTCTTGAAACACAACTACATCAAAATGCATATTTTCACTATCTAGAAGACTAGAGATGTTTTAATAAGTTTCAAGAATGAATTTCTTATATTATGGTCCTTTTAGGGAATAAAAGTGGTTTGTGCCTTGCAAATAAATATAGTCAATGTTCTGGGGAATGAAAATTAGGATTTTCTGCTACTATTTAAATAATCTATCTGACAACTATGCTCCAACTTTATTCTTACATGTGGTTCTCAGCATGGTGAGGGACATCTTCCATCCATGATACTTCCTCGTTTAACTGTAGTGCTTGCCTGGCCATGTTGTGAGCCGGGTAATTGTGCTTTCGACTAGTGTGTGAGACTCTCGTGTctggaaaatttgaaaatagtcTTCTTATATCAGCAATGAGAATCCCCATTTCATTGTGATACACCACCTCTTCATTGTTTACAGCCTGGACCACAGATAAGGAATcacttaaaattctttttggtGTCAACCCACTAAATTGAGTCCACTGTAATCCCACCAGTAGAGATAACGCCTCGGCGTGTAATACTGATAAAGCACCCTCTAGAGGCTTTGAAAGGGCTGCTAGACTCCTTTTGTTTTGTGTGACAATAACAGCTCCCAAGCCTACCTTCTGTGAGAAAGTGGATATTGCCGCATCTACAAACAGATCTAGATCCTGAGTCTCTATCCCAACCTGATTCGCATGCGAATTATCTCTGCCAATCTGCCCTGCAATTGAGTTCTCTCTGCTCTTTTGTGCTCCACTTTCTTGCTCATGTGCCATCTTTATTTCATCATAGTACAAGGTTAACCAATTTTTCAGTTGTTGTGGATTTCTTTGTTGTTGACCATGAGTCCTCTTGTTTCTTTCTATCCATAGGCCCCATGCTGTGATAAGCATCCTAGCAAATTCTTCCTTTTCTAGTAGTTCAGAGGCGTATAATAACACCCCTCTGAAGGAGATTTCTTCCTTGTGACCTACTAAGAAAGGGTAATCCATTGTTTCCCACAAACTCTGAGAGAAAAGGCACCAAAACACGGCGTGTGCGTTAGAATCTTCTCCGAAACCACATATTGGACAACTGCTATGAGAAGATACATTTCTACGGTATATGCCTTTCCATGTGGGTAGTATCTCATGATAACCCCTCCACGCGAATAATAGTATCTTCCTTGGAATTTTAACTGCCCAGAATGCTTTCCACCATTTTGAAACTACATCAGACGATGATGAGTCGCCTGATTTACTATTTGAGATCGCCATCATATATCCACTCTTGACCGAATAGTTACCATTCCTGCTATAGTGCCAAAACCATGAGTCTGGATGATCGAAAGGACTTAGCGGGATTGATAAAATAAGCTCGGaatctggagttagaaaaagttgTTGAATAAGTTCGCTATTCCACATCCCTGGTTGTTGGATAAACTCAGTAACTTTCATATTTTCATTCAATCCTTGGGTTTAggagcctcttggagatgcttaaacttcttaaaaatacttcttcactttttacacaaacaactTCGAACTTTTCAAACCAGAAACCAGTCTTAAATGCCTGGCCAAACACCACTTAGATTTTTGAGTTTAAACCGGGCTTTAAGCCCAGGCAAACAACTGATGGTCATACAATTCAGGTTGTGTGCACATTATATCATAACTCATACTCTAAGTTAGATTTCCATCTGCTCGCACCTATATTTAAACTGCTCGCGCTTAATTTAATGGATTCTGTCCTTTTGAAGACTTTTGTTCCACATAGGTTTGGGCTCAAACACAGTGACTGCAGTAACTCTTGGGGTAAAGAATAATAATGTTTCAGCTCAGCTCCAACTCCCTGATTGCATGTCAAAAACTATGAATTACAGGATGCTAGTAACACGAGAATTGGAAGGTGGAGTTTAAAAGGCGTTGGAGAAGAGTTAGCATTGGATCACGAATTGCAGACAGATCATATCGTGTGgcatataattaactaaacttGTTCAGATAAAAGAACTGCAACTTATTTTATTCATCAATTACAGTGGTATAGTCTTTGATCTCTTTAATTATCTACGTCTACTATATATCGTCCTGTGCAGAAAAACTTAATTCGGTTTTAATCAGAACTACTGCTGCAGGTCAATCTTTGTTAAACTATCTGAAAAGTTACTTTATTCTATCTGCTAGGTCACGGGGATGAACCTAATAACTGCTTCTTTATGAAATTTTAAGGTAAATACTAATATTGTGTATATCTGAATTTTTCTGACAAAACTTGTGCACTTGGTACTATGTTTTATCAGCAAAGTTATATATTCTCATAGTATATGTACTGTAGAATCAGTGACTTGCTGTCAGTTCCTTGTAAATTAGTGTTTAATACCTTGTACTTAGACAAGAAGATTTACGATGACCCATAAATTAGGTTTACATAAGATAATGTGCCTTCTGaagaaagtatatatatacGTTCACCTTGGTTCACTGGAAGTGAACCAAGGCGTGAAGAAGAGAATAGGAGGTGGTATTAAAAGATAATGATGGAGAAACAGAAATGAAGATAATGCAAGTCTTTGATGTTTTTTATACAATAGTAAAGATATGATCCGATTAGATGTACAAAtgttgagcacgattggatagcccaactAGTGGATTATTCTCTGTTGTCCCTGGATACCTTCACTGAACTCTCGCTCACCCTGAAATGTATGGGTTTTGTTTTCTTCAGCTCCTGTTCAAACAAATTAGTAAAGAATAATtgcatttaataaattatatgctGGACATGATTTTACTGAACTTGATGACAATATAGCATCATTATTCTATATAAAAAAAGAGTCTGCATCCAGGGCCATAATTTGTAAACAGTTGTGTGAGAGAAGGAAATCTCTTTCTGCAAAAGGTGAAAGTGATTTGTATTAAGATTCAACATCGGTGTACTAAGGGTCTGTCTACATTTATTTTCTTGCATGTATTTACCAAAACAAGTAGATAGCAAATGTCCGTGATGTACGTTATTTTAA
Protein-coding regions in this window:
- the LOC135149875 gene encoding uncharacterized protein LOC135149875 isoform X1 — protein: MKVTEFIQQPGMWNSELIQQLFLTPDSELILSIPLSPFDHPDSWFWHYSRNGNYSVKSGYMMAISNSKSGDSSSSDVVSKWWKAFWAVKIPRKILLFAWRGYHEILPTWKGIYRRNVSSHSSCPICGFGEDSNAHAVFWCLFSQSLWETMDYPFLVGHKEEISFRGVLLYASELLEKEEFARMLITAWGLWIERNKRTHGQQQRNPQQLKNWLTLYYDEIKMAHEQESGAQKSRENSIAGQIGRDNSHANQVGIETQDLDLFVDAAISTFSQKVGLGAVIVTQNKRSLAALSKPLEGALSVLHAEALSLLVGLQWTQFSGLTPKRILSDSLSVVQAVNNEEVVYHNEMGILIADIRRLFSNFPDTRVSHTSRKHNYPAHNMARQALQLNEEVSWMEDVPHHAENHMSLETRRMRSSQFGPGWVRSLMTDYRVPF
- the LOC135149875 gene encoding uncharacterized protein LOC135149875 isoform X2, with product MKVTEFIQQPGMWNSELIQQLFLTPDSELILSIPLSPFDHPDSWFWHYSRNGNYSVKSGYMMAISNSKSGDSSSSDVVSKWWKAFWAVKIPRKILLFAWRGYHEILPTWKGIYRRNVSSHSSCPICGFGEDSNAHAVFWCLFSQSLWETMDYPFLVGHKEEISFRGVLLYASELLEKEEFARMLITAWGLWIERNKRTHGQQQRNPQQLKNWLTLYYDEIKMAHEQESGAQKSRENSIAGQIGRDNSHANQVGIETQDLDLFVDAAISTFSQKVGLGAVIVTQNKRSLAALSKPLEGALSVLHAEALSLLVGLQWTQFSGLTPKRILSDSLSVVQAVNNEEVVYHNEMGILIADIRRLFSNFPDTRVSHTSRKHNYPAHNMARQALQLNEEVSWMEDVPHHAENHM